Proteins from a single region of Callithrix jacchus isolate 240 chromosome 12, calJac240_pri, whole genome shotgun sequence:
- the LOC103787380 gene encoding uncharacterized protein LOC103787380: MLSATAGPEPLCAASLDAATLPLVLPRRRPWPGRLTPTALQLAEAAWREGLRGCTCKPPEAEEGRPFPGAFGGSRGQTLLWNLRREQDPNTSWFQTSDATYYYG, encoded by the exons ATGCTCAGTGCGACCGCCGGGCCTGAGCCCCTCTGCGCAGCCTCGTTGGACGCGGCTACGCTGCCCCTGGTCCTCCCGCGGCGCCGGCCCTGGCCTGGGCGCCTGACCCCGACGGCCCTTCAGCTG GCAGAGGCCGCTTGGAGAGAAGGATTGAGGGGTTGCACCTGCAAGCCGCCAGAAGCCGAAGAGGGCAGACCCTTCCCTGGAGCCTTCGGAGGGAGCAGAGGACAGACCCTTCTCTGGAACCTTCGGAGGGAGCAGGATCCTAACACATcttggtttcaaacttct GATGCTACATATTACTATGGGTGA